A single Rattus norvegicus strain BN/NHsdMcwi chromosome 5, GRCr8, whole genome shotgun sequence DNA region contains:
- the Paqr7 gene encoding membrane progestin receptor alpha isoform X2, which produces MSERGPEVPGMAMAVAQKFSHLLSSLWHVGQKPLQAEPVFTVDRAEVPRLFWKPYIYAGYRPLHQNWCFYFRTLFQQHNEAVNVWTHLLAALALLLRLIVLAGSVDFWEDPHALPLFIIVLASFTYLSFSALAHLLQAKSEFWHYSFFFLDYVGVAVYQFGSALAHFYYAIEPSWHDKVQAIFLPTAAFLAWLSCAGSCYNKYSQKPGLLGRSFQEVPSALAYALDISPVVHRIIVSPLPAEEDPALLYHKCQVVFFLLAAAFFSTVMPESWFPGSCHIFGQGHQVFHVFLVLCTLAQLEAVTLDYQARGAIYKPLHARWPHNFFGLFLLTVGSSILTALLLSQLVRRKLHQKTK; this is translated from the exons ATGAGTGAACGAGGCCCTGAG gTCCCAGGCATGGCGATGGCAGTAGCCCAGAAGTTCAGCCACCTGCTGTCCAGCCTGTGGCACGTGGGCCAGAAGCCTCTGCAAGCAGAACCGGTGTTTACAGTGGACCGGGCCGAGGTGCCACGGCTCTTCTGGAAGCCGTACATCTATGCTGGCTACCGGCCGCTGCACCAGAACTGGTGTTTCTACTTCCGCACACTGTTCCAGCAGCACAACGAGGCTGTGAACGTGTGGACCCACCTCCTGGCGGCCCTGGCCCTGCTGCTGCGGCTGATCGTCTTGGCGGGGAGCGTGGACTTCTGGGAAGACCCTCACGCTCTGCCCCTCTTCATCATTGTCCTGGCCTCCTTCACCTATCTCTCCTTCAGTGCCCTGGCTCACCTCCTGCAGGCTAAATCGGAGTTCTGGCATTACAGCTTCTTCTTCTTGGACTATGTGGGTGTGGCCGTGTACCAGTTTGGCAGTGCCCTGGCACACTTTTACTATGCCATAGAGCCGTCCTGGCATGACAAGGTGCAGGCTATTTTCCTGCCCACCGCTGCCTTCCTGGCCTGGCTCTCCTGCGCTGGCTCCTGCTACAACAAGTACAGCCAGAAGCCAGGCCTGCTGGGGCGCTCTTTCCAGGAGGTGCCCTCGGCGCTGGCCTATGCGCTGGACATCAGCCCCGTGGTGCACCGCATCATAGTGTCTCCCCTCCCGGCCGAGGAGGATCCCGCCCTTCTGTATCACAAGTGCcaggtggttttctttcttttagctgCTGCGTTTTTCTCCACGGTTATGCCTGAGAGTTGGTTCCCCGGCAGCTGCCACATCTTTGGGCAGGGACACCAAGTTTTCCATGTCTTTTTGGTGCTGTGCACTTTAGCCCAGCTAGAAGCTGTGACGCTGGACTATCAGGCTCGGGGAGCCATCTATAAGCCTCTGCACGCCCGTTGGCCCCACAACTTCTTCGGTCTCTTCCTGCTCACCGTGGGCAGCAGCATCCTCACCGCGCTGCTCCTCAGTCAGCTGGTGCGGCGCAAACTCCATCAGAAGACCAAGTGA
- the Paqr7 gene encoding membrane progestin receptor alpha isoform X1: MECHRASAPFEVPGMAMAVAQKFSHLLSSLWHVGQKPLQAEPVFTVDRAEVPRLFWKPYIYAGYRPLHQNWCFYFRTLFQQHNEAVNVWTHLLAALALLLRLIVLAGSVDFWEDPHALPLFIIVLASFTYLSFSALAHLLQAKSEFWHYSFFFLDYVGVAVYQFGSALAHFYYAIEPSWHDKVQAIFLPTAAFLAWLSCAGSCYNKYSQKPGLLGRSFQEVPSALAYALDISPVVHRIIVSPLPAEEDPALLYHKCQVVFFLLAAAFFSTVMPESWFPGSCHIFGQGHQVFHVFLVLCTLAQLEAVTLDYQARGAIYKPLHARWPHNFFGLFLLTVGSSILTALLLSQLVRRKLHQKTK, translated from the coding sequence gTCCCAGGCATGGCGATGGCAGTAGCCCAGAAGTTCAGCCACCTGCTGTCCAGCCTGTGGCACGTGGGCCAGAAGCCTCTGCAAGCAGAACCGGTGTTTACAGTGGACCGGGCCGAGGTGCCACGGCTCTTCTGGAAGCCGTACATCTATGCTGGCTACCGGCCGCTGCACCAGAACTGGTGTTTCTACTTCCGCACACTGTTCCAGCAGCACAACGAGGCTGTGAACGTGTGGACCCACCTCCTGGCGGCCCTGGCCCTGCTGCTGCGGCTGATCGTCTTGGCGGGGAGCGTGGACTTCTGGGAAGACCCTCACGCTCTGCCCCTCTTCATCATTGTCCTGGCCTCCTTCACCTATCTCTCCTTCAGTGCCCTGGCTCACCTCCTGCAGGCTAAATCGGAGTTCTGGCATTACAGCTTCTTCTTCTTGGACTATGTGGGTGTGGCCGTGTACCAGTTTGGCAGTGCCCTGGCACACTTTTACTATGCCATAGAGCCGTCCTGGCATGACAAGGTGCAGGCTATTTTCCTGCCCACCGCTGCCTTCCTGGCCTGGCTCTCCTGCGCTGGCTCCTGCTACAACAAGTACAGCCAGAAGCCAGGCCTGCTGGGGCGCTCTTTCCAGGAGGTGCCCTCGGCGCTGGCCTATGCGCTGGACATCAGCCCCGTGGTGCACCGCATCATAGTGTCTCCCCTCCCGGCCGAGGAGGATCCCGCCCTTCTGTATCACAAGTGCcaggtggttttctttcttttagctgCTGCGTTTTTCTCCACGGTTATGCCTGAGAGTTGGTTCCCCGGCAGCTGCCACATCTTTGGGCAGGGACACCAAGTTTTCCATGTCTTTTTGGTGCTGTGCACTTTAGCCCAGCTAGAAGCTGTGACGCTGGACTATCAGGCTCGGGGAGCCATCTATAAGCCTCTGCACGCCCGTTGGCCCCACAACTTCTTCGGTCTCTTCCTGCTCACCGTGGGCAGCAGCATCCTCACCGCGCTGCTCCTCAGTCAGCTGGTGCGGCGCAAACTCCATCAGAAGACCAAGTGA
- the Paqr7 gene encoding membrane progestin receptor alpha: protein MAMAVAQKFSHLLSSLWHVGQKPLQAEPVFTVDRAEVPRLFWKPYIYAGYRPLHQNWCFYFRTLFQQHNEAVNVWTHLLAALALLLRLIVLAGSVDFWEDPHALPLFIIVLASFTYLSFSALAHLLQAKSEFWHYSFFFLDYVGVAVYQFGSALAHFYYAIEPSWHDKVQAIFLPTAAFLAWLSCAGSCYNKYSQKPGLLGRSFQEVPSALAYALDISPVVHRIIVSPLPAEEDPALLYHKCQVVFFLLAAAFFSTVMPESWFPGSCHIFGQGHQVFHVFLVLCTLAQLEAVTLDYQARGAIYKPLHARWPHNFFGLFLLTVGSSILTALLLSQLVRRKLHQKTK from the coding sequence ATGGCGATGGCAGTAGCCCAGAAGTTCAGCCACCTGCTGTCCAGCCTGTGGCACGTGGGCCAGAAGCCTCTGCAAGCAGAACCGGTGTTTACAGTGGACCGGGCCGAGGTGCCACGGCTCTTCTGGAAGCCGTACATCTATGCTGGCTACCGGCCGCTGCACCAGAACTGGTGTTTCTACTTCCGCACACTGTTCCAGCAGCACAACGAGGCTGTGAACGTGTGGACCCACCTCCTGGCGGCCCTGGCCCTGCTGCTGCGGCTGATCGTCTTGGCGGGGAGCGTGGACTTCTGGGAAGACCCTCACGCTCTGCCCCTCTTCATCATTGTCCTGGCCTCCTTCACCTATCTCTCCTTCAGTGCCCTGGCTCACCTCCTGCAGGCTAAATCGGAGTTCTGGCATTACAGCTTCTTCTTCTTGGACTATGTGGGTGTGGCCGTGTACCAGTTTGGCAGTGCCCTGGCACACTTTTACTATGCCATAGAGCCGTCCTGGCATGACAAGGTGCAGGCTATTTTCCTGCCCACCGCTGCCTTCCTGGCCTGGCTCTCCTGCGCTGGCTCCTGCTACAACAAGTACAGCCAGAAGCCAGGCCTGCTGGGGCGCTCTTTCCAGGAGGTGCCCTCGGCGCTGGCCTATGCGCTGGACATCAGCCCCGTGGTGCACCGCATCATAGTGTCTCCCCTCCCGGCCGAGGAGGATCCCGCCCTTCTGTATCACAAGTGCcaggtggttttctttcttttagctgCTGCGTTTTTCTCCACGGTTATGCCTGAGAGTTGGTTCCCCGGCAGCTGCCACATCTTTGGGCAGGGACACCAAGTTTTCCATGTCTTTTTGGTGCTGTGCACTTTAGCCCAGCTAGAAGCTGTGACGCTGGACTATCAGGCTCGGGGAGCCATCTATAAGCCTCTGCACGCCCGTTGGCCCCACAACTTCTTCGGTCTCTTCCTGCTCACCGTGGGCAGCAGCATCCTCACCGCGCTGCTCCTCAGTCAGCTGGTGCGGCGCAAACTCCATCAGAAGACCAAGTGA